The genomic segment CGATCCGGATCGCGGTGGCGATGGTCTCGGGGTTCTTCACGGGTTTGCCGGACACCAGGGGCGCGGCTCCGGCCGCCTGGGTGCCCAGCATGCGGGGCAGCTTCTCGAACACGCCGTCCTGGTGGTACTCGGTGTAGCCCTTCCAGTACGCGGTGATGTTCCCGGCGTTGCCGACGGGCAGCGAGTGGATGTCCGGCGCGGTACCCAGCGCGTCCACGATTTCGAACGCCGCCGTCTTCTGGCCCTCGATCCGCACGGGGTTGACCGAGTTGACCAACGAGATCGTCGGGAAGTCGGCGGCCATCTTGCGGGCCAGTTCCAGGCAGTCGTCGAAGTTGCCGTCGATCTGAATGATTCTGGCGCCGTGCATCACCGCCTGCGCGAGCTTTCCCATCGCGATCTTGCCCTGGGGTATCAGGACCGCACAGGTGATGCCGGCGCGCGCCGCGTAGGCCGCCGCCGACGCCGAGGTGTTTCCCGTCGATGCGCACAACACGGCCTGCTGTCCGCGGGCCACGGCGTCGGTGACCGCCATCGTCATGCCCCGGTCTTTGAACGAGCCGGTGGGGTTAAGCCCCTCGACCTTCAGGTGGACCGTGCAGCCGGTCTGCTCCGACAGCCGGGTCGCCGGGATCAGCGGGGTGCCACCCTCGAGCAACGTGATCGCCGTCCAGTCGGCGCCGACCGGCAACCGGTCGCGGTACGCGGCGATCAGACCCGGCCAGGGTTTGTGGACCGCGGTTCGTGGCGTGCTCATATGCTGGTTCCTTCCAATCTCAGCACGCTTGCCACACTCTGCACGACATCCAAATCGGCCAGCGCATCAACGGTTTCCGAGAGTGCGGCATCGGTCGCGCTGTGCGTGACCACCACGATACGGGCCCCCACCCGTCGCCCGCCCTCGTCCGCGACGCCTTCCTGACGAACCTCGGCGATGCTGACCTCACGTTTGGCGAATTCGGCTGCCACCGAGGACAACACACCGGGCTTGTCCGCGACGTTCATGCTGACGTAGTAGCGGGTGGAAATGAAACCCATTGGCGCAACCGGTAATTGGGCGTATTTCGATTCTTTCGGTCCGCGACTGCCCAGCACCCGGTTGCGAGCGGCCATCACCAGGTCACCGGTCACCGCGGATGCGGTCGGCGCGCCGCCGGCGCCCTGGCCGTAAAACATCAGCCGGCCCGCCGCCTCGGCTTCCACCACCACGGCGTTGAACGCGCCGTTGACGGTGGCCAGCGGATGCTCCAGCGGCACCAGGGCGGGGTAGACGCGCGCCGAGACCCGTTGCTGGCCATCGTCGGTCGTGATGCGCTCGCAGACGGACAGCAGTTTGATCGTGCAGCCCAACGCGTGCGCGGATGCGAAGTCGGCCGGCGTGATCTTGGTGATGCCTTCGCGGTAGACGTCGTCGGCGGTCACCCGGGTGTGGAAGGCGATGGACGCCAGGATCGCGGCCTTGGCCGCGGCGTCGAAGCCCTCGACGTCGGCGGTGGGATCGGCCTCGGCGTAGCCCAGCGCACTCGCGTCGGCCAGGGCGCTGGCGTAGTCGGTGCCGGTGCTGTCCATCGCGGACAGGATGTAGTTGGTGGTGCCGTTGACGATGCCGGCCACCCGGACCACCGTGTCCCCGGCCAACGACTGGGTGAGCGGGCGGATCACCGGGATTGCGCCCGCAACCGCCGCCTCGAAATACAAGTCGACATGCGCGTTTTCAGCTGCCTGAGCCAGTTCGCCGGTCGAGGTGGCCAACAGTGCCTTGTTGGCGGTGACGACCGACTTGCCGTGCTCGAGCGCGGCCAGGATGGCCTTGCGCGACGGCTCGACCGGCCCCATCAACTCAACGACGATGTCGACGTCTTCCCGCGAGACCAGCTCTTCGACGTTGTCGGTGAGCAGTTCGACGGGCACACCGCGGTCGTCCGCGACGCGCCGAACCCCGATGCCGCGCAGCGCAAGAGGGGCGCCGACCCGGGCCGCGAGATCGTCCGCGCTCGCCTCGATGATGCGGACCACTTCGCTGCCGACGTTGCCCAACCCGAGTACCGCTACGCCGACTGGTTTTCCATTCCCGGACACAGTCACCTCACTTCCAGACTCAGCAGATCGTCGACCGTCTCGCGGCGCAGGATCAGTCGGGCCCGTCCATCGCGAACCGCGACCACGGCAGGCCGGCAGATCATGTTGTAGCGGCTCGACAGCGAATAGCAGTAGGCGCCGGTCGCGGCCACCCCGAGCAGGTCGCCCGGTCCCAGATCGCCGGGCACCCAGGTATCGCGCACAACGATATCGCCGCTCTCGCAGTGCTTTCCGACGATGCGGGCCAGCGCCGCCGGTGCGTCGGTGACCCGGGACACCAGCCGGGCGTCGTACTGCGCGTCGTAGAGCGCGGTACGGATGTTGTCGCTCATGCCGCCGTCGACGCTGACGTAGCGCCGGATTGCCGTCGTGCTGACCTCGACGTCCTTGACGGTGCCAACCTCGTAGAGCGTGATGGTCCCCGGTCCGGCGATGGCCCGTCCGGGTTCGACCACCAGGCGGGGCGTGGGCAGACCAACGGCCGCGGCCTCATTGCTGATGATCGCGCTCAGCTTGGCCGCGAGTTCGGCCATCGGGGGCGGGTCGTCGGATGCCAGGTACGAGATGCCAAGGCCGCCACCGAGATCGACGGTCGAGATCTGTGCAGTCTTGTCCACTCCGAACGCAGCGACGACCTCCTGCAGCAGGCCGAGCACACGGCGCGCGGCCAGCTCGAAGCCGGCGACGTCGAAGATCTGCGAACCGATGTGGCTGTGCAGGCCGACCAGCCGCAGGTGATCGGTCGCGAATACCCGTTCCACCGCCGCCATCGCCGCGCCGCCGGCGACTGACAGGCCGAACTTCTGGTCCTCGTGCGCGGTGGAGATGAACTCGTGAGTGTGGGCCTCGACGCCGACGGTGAGTCGCACGAAGACGTCCTGGACGACGCCGGCCTCCCCCGCGATCGTTTCGAGGCGCTCGATTTCGGTCATCGAGTCCACGACGATATGGCCAACCCCGGCTTTGACCGCGGTCGTCAACTCCGTGACAGATTTGTTGTTGCCGTGCAGGGTAATTCGCTCCGGCGGGAAGTTGGCGTGCAGCGCGACGGCCAGTTCCCCGCCGGTGCACACGTCGAGGCAGAGGCCCTCTTCGTCGATCCAGCGCGCAATCTCGGTGCACAGGAACGCCTTAGCGGCGTAGTGGACATTAGCACCGCCGCCGAACGCCGCCGCGATCTCTCGGCAGCGGGAGCGCAAGTCGTCCTCGTCGACGACGAAGAGCGGAGTTCCATACTCCTGGGCGAGATCGGTCACCGGGACTCCGGCGATGACGGCCACCCCGGCGTCGTTGCGAACCATGTTGTGCGGCCAGACATTCGGCGCCAAGCCCAGCAGCTCCTCCGGCGACTGCGGCCGGGGTGGGCTGTCCGCATGACGGATTTCCTCGGCGTGCCGGGGACCGGCGGGATGGACGTTCACATTCTCTCCGGGGCGCTGACGCCGAGTATCGCCAATCCGTTGGCGATGACCTGCCGGGTGGCCTGGCACAACGCCAGCCGGGCGATGTGCAGGTCGCCGGGTTGTTCGTCGCCCTGGGGCAATACGCGGCACGAGTCGTAGAACCGGTGGTAGTCACCGGCAAGGTCTTCCAGGTAACGGCAGATCCGGTGCGGCTCGCGCAGCGACGCCGCGGTGTCGAGCACCCGCGGGAACTCGCCGATGGTGCGCAGCAGCGCACCTTCTTTGTCGTGGCTGAGCAACTCGAGATGGCCTTCAAAACCGGCACCGTCGGGAATCAGGCCGAGCTCCGCGGCGTTGCGGGCCAGCGCCGAGAGCCGGGCATGCGCGTATTGCACGTAATACACCGGGTTTTCATTCGACGCCGACGACCACAGCGCCAAATCGATGTCGATCGCCGTATCCACCGACGAACGGGTCAGGCTGTAGCGGGCGGCGTCGACACCGAGCGCGTCCACCAGGTCGTCGAGCGTGATCACGGTGCCGGCCCGTTTACTCATCCGCACCGGCTGGCCGTCGCGGACCAGGTTGACCATCTGCCCGATCAGCACCTCCACGGTCGCGGGGTCGTCACCGAACGCGGCCGCCGCGGCCTTGAGCCGCGCGATGTAGCCGTGGTGGTCGGCACCAAGCATGTAGATGCACAAGTCGAAGCCGCGTTGTCGCTTATCCAGGTAGTACGCGATGTCCCCGGCGATGTAGGCGGGTTTGCCGTCGCTCTTGATCACGACGCGGTCCTTGTCGTCACCAAAAGCGCTGCTGCGCAACCAACTTGCGCCATCCTTGTCGTAGATGTTGCCGGCCTCGCGCAGCCGCGCTATAGCTTCGTCGACGCGTCCGCTGGTGTGCATCGAGTCTTCGTGGGTGTACACGTCGAAGTCGGTACCGAATTCGTGCAGCGTCTCCTTGATGTGGGTGAACATCAGGTCGACGCCGATCTCGCGGAAGGTCTCGTGCATCTCGGTTTCGGGCAGGCTCAACACATCGGGTGCCTTCTGCAACACCTGGGCGGCGATGTCGTTGATGTAGGTGCCGGCGTAGCCGTCCTGCGGGGTGGGTTCGCCCCTGGCCGCGGCGATCAGCGAGTTGGCGAAGCGGTCGATCTGCGCGCCGTGGTCGTTGAAGTAGTACTCGCGCGTGACGTCGGCACCCTGCGTCGATAGCAGTCGACCCAGCGCATCGCCGACGGCGGCCCAGCGAGTACCGCCGATGTGGATCGGTCCGGTCGGGTTGGCCGAGACGAATTCCAGATTGATCTTGGTGCCGGACAGCGTGTCGGAGTATCCGTAGCGGTCGCCGGCGTCGATCACGTCGTTGACGACCTTGGCTTGGGCCGACGCCTCGAGGCGCAGGTTGATGAAGCCCGGTCCGGCCACTTCCGCCGACGAGATACCGTCGGCCGCGACCAGCGCCTCGGCCAGCCATCCGGCCAGTTGACGCGGGTTGGCGCCGACCTTCTTGCCCAGCTGCATCGCCAGGTTGCTCGCGTAATCGCCGTGTTCGGGATTGCGCGGTCGTTCCACCGTGACCGTCGCCGGCAGCACCGACGCGTCGAGGCCATGCTCGGCCAGCACCGCGGATGCGGTGACCTTGAGCAGCTCAGCCAGGTCAGCGGGGGTCACGAGCGTCCATCCTATTGGTTAGCGTGCCTACGCCTCGAATCCATTGCGATGTCAGCGCTGCCACCCGGATGCGTTAGTCTGTCCCGGATAGTTTGAAGCCCATTGGCGCAGTATCTATATCGTGCGCCCCCGTAGCTCAGGGGATAGAGCGTCTGCCTCCGGAGCAGAAGGCCGCAGGTTCGAATCCTGCCGGGGGCACCATCTGACCAGGCGATTCACCTTCCCCCAACCCCGGCGGCGGCAAACTACCCCTAGCAGTTCCCGGGCGACAGTCGAAACCTTCTACTTCCAGACCACTCGAGTGTTCACCCACCGCCCCCGTGGATGGCAATGATGGCCAATTGTGCGAGCGCGGCGGCCAGGGCGAGGATCAGGAACACCGAGACTCGCGGGCTGACATAAGCGCGCAGGAAGGGCTGGGTCGGGAAGGAGAAGGTCTCCGCGACGCCGAGCGGCTTGTATTTGTGAGCGGCCTCGAAGGCGGGATTGAGCACCATCTTGAGCATGTCACGGCGCGACCGGTAGCGCATAAAGCCGACGATGCTCCAGCCCGGATCGGGGCCGACCATCCAGGAATCGATGTAGCCGCCGACTTTGCGCGTCGCCAGCGCCGGATGGCCGCCGTGTCGTAGCAGCAGCGGCATGAAGGCCTTGGAATAGGCCCGCATCATCGCGTTCGCCGGCACCTCGGCCCCGGTGTCCGGATCGGTGACCGTGGTATCGGGCACGCGCACCAGATTGACCATGACGAATTCGCGGCCGTCGTCCTCTTCGAGGAAGGTGCGCACCACCGCGAGATCAGTCGCGCCGCCAGAGCCCCGCGCCTCGATTTGGGCCAGCATGGTGTCGATCTCGCCCTGCCGCAGCTTGCCGCGCCAATTGTCGTAGAACAGTCGAAAACCACCGTAGAGCGCGGCCGCCACCAGCCATACCCACCACCCGGGCATCATGGACGATCTCCCTTCGGGCGTTCAGCACCGTCCAATGCGCACGACCCTGCGGAGTCGGCTTGCGCAACACGTCGCCGGACACCAGACCGGCCAGCCGGGCAGCCGGTCATTGCCGGCTCATTTCGGCTGCCGCCTCGGCTCCAGTTGTGGCGAGATCCTGGTCATCGACGAGCTGGATGTCGAGTTCGTGGAGTTTCCCCGCGAATGCGAAAGGTGCCTGGTACCGGCCGGACACGGCCGATCCGTGGTTGTAGCCGATGCTGGCGCCGACCGACGAGATCATCATCATGACCAGCGGCAGCTCGACCGAGCCCGCCGCGTGGCCGTTGACCTGCACAGTGATCGACCCCGTCCGGCCCGCGCCCCGGCGCAGCCGCACAACCAGCGTCGAATCGCCGGCGGGGACGTCGACGGCCGATTCGACGATCGAGTGGTCATCGAACGCGTTGTAGTCGACCACGAGCTTGTCGTTCTGCACGAATACCGCGATGCCCGAGTTCTCGGTGCCGGTGGCGAACAGCACGCCGTCCTGACCCTGGCTTCGGGTTATCCGCGCGGTGAGGTCGAAGCTACGGCCTCCGATGGCGGCGGCCGCTTGTCCGGGCTGCGGGGACATCGGTGGCCGGTAGACGTAGTGCTGGTCGACGGGGTGGGGTGAGTTCGGCCGGAATCGGGCGCCGAACAGCTCAATGGTGCGGTCGTCGAGCGGGAGCACACCGTGCTTTTCGGCCTCCGCCCACCACAGCCGGATCAGTTCGCTGAGCCGCTCGGGCTGTTCGGCTGCCAGGTCGGTGCACTCGGACCAGTCTGTGCCGAGGTGATAGAGCTCCCAGCGTTCGGTGTCGAAATCGGCACCCGGGGTGTGCTTGCACACGGCTTTCCAGTCGCCGGCGATGATCGCGCGGCTGCCCATCATCTCGAAGTACTGGACGGTGTTGGCGGCTGGCGCGTCCGGGTCGTCGATGAGGCCGGCGAAAGAGTGGCCGGTGACCGGGAGCTGTTCGATGCCGCGGTAGTTATGTGGTGGTGTAACTCCGAGGAGGTCGTAGACCGTCGCGGCGATGTCGGAGACGTAGACGAACTGATCGCGTTTTGTTCCACGCTGATCCACGGCGATCCGGTCGGGGTAATGCACGATCATCGGCACGTGCACGCCGCCTTCGTGAGTGTTCTGCTTGTACCACTTGAACGGGGTGTTTCCGCACTGCGCCCAGCCCCACGGATAGTTGGTGTGGCTGTGCGGGCCACCGATGTCATCGAGGCGATGCATCACCGTCTCGGGCGTGTCGAAGATGCCGTTGAAGAATTTCATCTCGTGGAGAACGCCGTACGGTCCGCCCTCCTGGGACGCGCCGTTGTCAGCAAGTACCAGCAGCAGCGTGTTGTCGAGTTGGCCCAGATCGCGTAGGCCCGCGACCAGGCGGCCGATCTGGTCATCGGTGTGATCGAGGAACGCCGCGAACGCCTCCTGGAGCCGGCAGGCAAGCTTACGTTGGTCGTCGCCGAGATCGGCCCAGGCGTCCACGCCGGGGTTGCGCGGGGCCAGTTCGGTTTTAGCCGGCACGACGTCCGATTCGAGCTGGCGGTCAAACCACCTTTGCCGCAAGAGGTCCCATCCTTCGTCATATCTGCCGCGGTACTTGGCCAGGTAAGCCTCGGGCGCCTGATGCGGGGCGTGGGTCGCACCGAAGGGCAGGTAGAGAAAGAACGGCCGGTCGGGTCGCACACCGCGTGAATCCGACACCATTTTCAGAGCCTGATCGACTAGGTCTTGGGACAGGTGGTAGCCGTCTTCGGGCCGGGCGGGCGGTTCGATCGGGTGGTTGTCGCAGACCAGTTGAGGATGGAACTGGTCGGTTTCGCCCTCGAGGAAACCGTAGAAGCGATCGAAGCCGCGGGCCAGCGGCCACTGGTCGAAGGGGCCGGCCGCCGAGCACTGTTCCAACGGGGCGAGGTGCCATTTGCCGACGCAGAACGTCGCGTACCCCTGCTCGCGGAGTACCTCGGCCATAGTCGCCGCGTCGTTGGCGATGTGGCCCAATTGGTGCGGGAACCCGGTGCGGAAGTTCGACACCGACCGCATACCGACGGCGTGTTGGGATCGGCCGGTCAGTAGCGCCGCCCTTGTCGGCGAACACAGCGGTGTCACGTGAAAGTTGGTGAACTGCAGGCCATTTGCGGCCAGCGCATCGACGTGCGGGGTGTCGATGTCGGAGCCGTAACACCCGAACTGCGCGAACCCGGTGTCGTCGAGCAACACCACCACCACGTTCGGGGCGTCAACCCCAGGATGGGGTGGCTCATCGAACCACGGCTGCGAGTCGGCCACGGTGCGGCCGATGGTTCCTTCGAATCGGGACGCTCGGGTCATTCGGGGATGGTCCTTTCCTCGGAAGTTGGTAGCGGTGGCCACCCTGAGATCAAGACGCGTAGCCCCGACCGCCATGACCGGGCGATCTGTCGCGCAGACCGGCCGTGGGTCCTGGCCAACAGTTCGAACGCTTCCGGGGACGTCAGCGCGTCCAGCAGGGACACCAGATCTGAGGCGTCCGTCGTTGTCCGCCCTACGGTTTCGGGCTGGAAGCACTCCCGCGTCTGGGCCGCGAGCGCGGCACGGTTGTAGGCGACCGCCGCGGCCATCGTCTCGTAGTCCAGTGCGCGGATCCGTGCCAGCATCAACAGCGGTCCGGCTTGCTCGTAAAGGCTCACGCGATGGTGCACGAAGAACCGTATCCGTGCGTCGAGATCGGCACCCGGCGCCGGCCTGGCGGCGACCAAATGCGAATAGCGGGAACGGAATCGGTCCAAGGCCTGAACCTGCAGGTCGGCCAGGCCGTCGAAGTTGCGGAACACCGACGAGACCGATACACCGGCCCGCTCGGCGACATCGTGCGCCGACGGGGGGATCTTGCCTTCCAGGATCAGCGCGAAGGCCGCGTCGACCACCGCCTGCCGGCCGCGCTCGCGGCGCGCCCGCCGTCCGTCCGCTTGCGCGCCGCCCACATCACCGGGTTGGACGTCAACAGGTTCTGCCCTCACCTTGGCCAGACTAGATCGCGACCGGAGATATTGCTAGTCGCACTCGCAAAACATCACCGACGGTGCTTTACTTGCCGCCATGACGTCTCACCGACACCGGGTCGCCGCAACCCTGGGGATTTTCGGGGTGATCCTCATCGCAGTGGCCTGCGGCACCGGGCCGACAACCGCCCCGGCGGCATCGGTCACCGCCCGAGTTGTGGCGACCCACCTGCGGGGCAAACGGTACTGCGAGGTCCTTCTCGTCCGCGCGGGCCTGGCCGGGTTATCGGCTGATGTGTACAACTCCTATGGGCTCAACGACTGCCCGCAATCGCGTTGGGCGACACTGGATGCCGACAAGATCGCCGACGACAACGGCGCGCTGACCGCGGTACTCAGCGGACCGCGGTACTGGCTGGTGGACTCCATCGCCAAGGACGGTGCGGCAGGCCAAACCACGACCTTCGGCGGGATCGCGATGCGCAAGGATGCCACCGTCGACATCGGCAATCCGGTGACGGCCGCGCGGCCTTACACCCCGCACCTGGTGAATCGCGGGACTGAGTTCAACTTCGACGCTGGGCGGCAAGTCTACGAACTGGTGGAACCGAACGGGACGCGCTGGGTCATGCAGAGTTGGAGCCAGAAGACCGACCCCACACTCTCACCGGCCGATCTACCGGGTCTGGCATCCCGGCTGACGCCTCCGGCCGGATGGAAATACGACGTCCGGACCCTATCCGTACCGCTGCATGTCCTCACCACCACGACCAGCGCGTACGTCCTGCAGGACAACCTCAACAACAGCTACTCACGGCAGAACTCCACCTGACGCGGATTGGGTTTCGCCCCGACGTTGTCAACGCCCTTGTCTCCCTTTGGGTTTAGCGTTGCTCGGTGGAGTGCTCGACAACGTTGGGTTGACGAAGACCGGGCGCATCAGCCGAGATCGGGCCACGCA from the Mycobacterium lentiflavum genome contains:
- the thrC gene encoding threonine synthase, whose product is MSTPRTAVHKPWPGLIAAYRDRLPVGADWTAITLLEGGTPLIPATRLSEQTGCTVHLKVEGLNPTGSFKDRGMTMAVTDAVARGQQAVLCASTGNTSASAAAYAARAGITCAVLIPQGKIAMGKLAQAVMHGARIIQIDGNFDDCLELARKMAADFPTISLVNSVNPVRIEGQKTAAFEIVDALGTAPDIHSLPVGNAGNITAYWKGYTEYHQDGVFEKLPRMLGTQAAGAAPLVSGKPVKNPETIATAIRIGSPASWTAAVAAQEQSNGRFLAATDEEILAAYHLVAESEGVFVEPASAASIAGLLKSVEDGWVPRGSTVVCTVTGNGLKDPDTALKDMPSVSPLPVDPVLVVEKLGLAS
- a CDS encoding TetR/AcrR family transcriptional regulator, with the translated sequence MRAEPVDVQPGDVGGAQADGRRARRERGRQAVVDAAFALILEGKIPPSAHDVAERAGVSVSSVFRNFDGLADLQVQALDRFRSRYSHLVAARPAPGADLDARIRFFVHHRVSLYEQAGPLLMLARIRALDYETMAAAVAYNRAALAAQTRECFQPETVGRTTTDASDLVSLLDALTSPEAFELLARTHGRSARQIARSWRSGLRVLISGWPPLPTSEERTIPE
- the lysA gene encoding diaminopimelate decarboxylase codes for the protein MNVHPAGPRHAEEIRHADSPPRPQSPEELLGLAPNVWPHNMVRNDAGVAVIAGVPVTDLAQEYGTPLFVVDEDDLRSRCREIAAAFGGGANVHYAAKAFLCTEIARWIDEEGLCLDVCTGGELAVALHANFPPERITLHGNNKSVTELTTAVKAGVGHIVVDSMTEIERLETIAGEAGVVQDVFVRLTVGVEAHTHEFISTAHEDQKFGLSVAGGAAMAAVERVFATDHLRLVGLHSHIGSQIFDVAGFELAARRVLGLLQEVVAAFGVDKTAQISTVDLGGGLGISYLASDDPPPMAELAAKLSAIISNEAAAVGLPTPRLVVEPGRAIAGPGTITLYEVGTVKDVEVSTTAIRRYVSVDGGMSDNIRTALYDAQYDARLVSRVTDAPAALARIVGKHCESGDIVVRDTWVPGDLGPGDLLGVAATGAYCYSLSSRYNMICRPAVVAVRDGRARLILRRETVDDLLSLEVR
- a CDS encoding arylsulfatase translates to MTRASRFEGTIGRTVADSQPWFDEPPHPGVDAPNVVVVLLDDTGFAQFGCYGSDIDTPHVDALAANGLQFTNFHVTPLCSPTRAALLTGRSQHAVGMRSVSNFRTGFPHQLGHIANDAATMAEVLREQGYATFCVGKWHLAPLEQCSAAGPFDQWPLARGFDRFYGFLEGETDQFHPQLVCDNHPIEPPARPEDGYHLSQDLVDQALKMVSDSRGVRPDRPFFLYLPFGATHAPHQAPEAYLAKYRGRYDEGWDLLRQRWFDRQLESDVVPAKTELAPRNPGVDAWADLGDDQRKLACRLQEAFAAFLDHTDDQIGRLVAGLRDLGQLDNTLLLVLADNGASQEGGPYGVLHEMKFFNGIFDTPETVMHRLDDIGGPHSHTNYPWGWAQCGNTPFKWYKQNTHEGGVHVPMIVHYPDRIAVDQRGTKRDQFVYVSDIAATVYDLLGVTPPHNYRGIEQLPVTGHSFAGLIDDPDAPAANTVQYFEMMGSRAIIAGDWKAVCKHTPGADFDTERWELYHLGTDWSECTDLAAEQPERLSELIRLWWAEAEKHGVLPLDDRTIELFGARFRPNSPHPVDQHYVYRPPMSPQPGQAAAAIGGRSFDLTARITRSQGQDGVLFATGTENSGIAVFVQNDKLVVDYNAFDDHSIVESAVDVPAGDSTLVVRLRRGAGRTGSITVQVNGHAAGSVELPLVMMMISSVGASIGYNHGSAVSGRYQAPFAFAGKLHELDIQLVDDQDLATTGAEAAAEMSRQ
- the argS gene encoding arginine--tRNA ligase, producing MTPADLAELLKVTASAVLAEHGLDASVLPATVTVERPRNPEHGDYASNLAMQLGKKVGANPRQLAGWLAEALVAADGISSAEVAGPGFINLRLEASAQAKVVNDVIDAGDRYGYSDTLSGTKINLEFVSANPTGPIHIGGTRWAAVGDALGRLLSTQGADVTREYYFNDHGAQIDRFANSLIAAARGEPTPQDGYAGTYINDIAAQVLQKAPDVLSLPETEMHETFREIGVDLMFTHIKETLHEFGTDFDVYTHEDSMHTSGRVDEAIARLREAGNIYDKDGASWLRSSAFGDDKDRVVIKSDGKPAYIAGDIAYYLDKRQRGFDLCIYMLGADHHGYIARLKAAAAAFGDDPATVEVLIGQMVNLVRDGQPVRMSKRAGTVITLDDLVDALGVDAARYSLTRSSVDTAIDIDLALWSSASNENPVYYVQYAHARLSALARNAAELGLIPDGAGFEGHLELLSHDKEGALLRTIGEFPRVLDTAASLREPHRICRYLEDLAGDYHRFYDSCRVLPQGDEQPGDLHIARLALCQATRQVIANGLAILGVSAPERM
- a CDS encoding homoserine dehydrogenase, with protein sequence MSGNGKPVGVAVLGLGNVGSEVVRIIEASADDLAARVGAPLALRGIGVRRVADDRGVPVELLTDNVEELVSREDVDIVVELMGPVEPSRKAILAALEHGKSVVTANKALLATSTGELAQAAENAHVDLYFEAAVAGAIPVIRPLTQSLAGDTVVRVAGIVNGTTNYILSAMDSTGTDYASALADASALGYAEADPTADVEGFDAAAKAAILASIAFHTRVTADDVYREGITKITPADFASAHALGCTIKLLSVCERITTDDGQQRVSARVYPALVPLEHPLATVNGAFNAVVVEAEAAGRLMFYGQGAGGAPTASAVTGDLVMAARNRVLGSRGPKESKYAQLPVAPMGFISTRYYVSMNVADKPGVLSSVAAEFAKREVSIAEVRQEGVADEGGRRVGARIVVVTHSATDAALSETVDALADLDVVQSVASVLRLEGTSI